The following coding sequences lie in one Notolabrus celidotus isolate fNotCel1 chromosome 20, fNotCel1.pri, whole genome shotgun sequence genomic window:
- the tlk2 gene encoding serine/threonine-protein kinase tousled-like 2 isoform X2, with protein MMEELHSLDPRRQELLEARFTGVGVAKGSGQNQNESSNQSLCSVGSLSDKELETPEKKANDQRVRKRKADHFDSSQGKAGARGHKISDYFEVQQGSPSSISSVNTDHSTCSMKPASLHMLHKATQSDLTIEKLTAMENNKNSDLEKKEGRIDDLLRANCDLRRQIDEQQRMLERYKERLNKCVTMSKKLLIEKSKQEKMACRDKSMQDRLRLGHFTTVRHGASFTEQWTDGYAFQNLIKQQERINSQREDIERQRKLLAKRKPPSMAQTPPPSLEQNKRKSKTNGTESEALSQAEYHEQEEIFKLRLGHLKKEEAEIQAELERLERVRNLHIRELKRIHNEDNSQFKDHPTLNDRYLLLHLLGRGGFSEVYKAFDLTEQRYVAVKIHQLNKNWRDEKKENYHKHACREYRIHKELDHPRIVKLYDYFSLDTDSFCTVLEYCEGNDLDFYLKQHKLMSEKEGRSIIMQIVNALKYLNEIRPPIIHYDLKPGNILLVNGTACGEIKITDFGLSKIMDDDSYNSVDGMELTSQGAGTYWYLPPECFVVGKEPPKISNKVDVWSVGVIFYQCLYGRKPFGHNQSQQDILQENTILKATDVQFPPKPVVTPEAKAFIRRCLVYRKEDRIDVHQLSSDPFLMPHIRKSVASSGTSGMAVASTSSSSNSSASN; from the exons ATGATGGAAGAACTGCACAGCCTGGACCCCCGACGGCAAGAGCTGTTGGAGGCTCGCTTCACCGGGGTCGGCGTAGCTAAG GGCTCGGGTCAGAACCAGAATGAGTCATCTAATCAGAGTTTATGCAGTGTGGGTTCACTCAGCGACAAAGAGCTAGAG ACTCCCGAGAAAAAGGCGAACGACCAGAGAGTGAGGAAACGGAAAGCAGACCATTTTGACAGCAGTCAAG gcAAAGCGGGAGCGAGGGGACATAAAATTAGTGATTATTTTGAG GTGCAGCAGGGAAGTCCGTCATCCATAAGCTCGGTCAACACAGACCACTCAACGTGTTCAATGAAGCCTGCTTCTCTTCACATGCTCCACAAAGCCACACAG TCTGACCTTACCATAGAGAAACTAACAGCAATGGAGAACAACAAGAACTCTGACctggagaagaaggaggggcGGATAGACGATTTGCTGAGG GCGAACTGTGATCTGAGGAGGCAGATCGATGAACAGCAGAGGATGCTCGAACGATACAAGGAGCGTTTAAATAAGTGTGTGACCATGTCCAAGAAGCTGCTCATTGAGAAA TCTAAACAGGAGAAAATGGCATGTCGGGACAAAAGCATGCAGGACCGGCTTCGACTGGGTCACTTCACCACAGTTAGACACGGGGCTTCTTTCACTGAGCAGTGGACGGATGGATACGCCTTCCAAAACCTTATAAA gcAACAAGAACGGATTAATTCTCAACGAGAGGACATCGAAAGACAGAGGAAGCTGCTGGCTAAACGCAAACCTCCATCCATGGCTCAGACTCCGCCCCCGAGCCTGGAGCAAAACAAGCGCAAAAGCAAGACCAACGGAACAGAAAGTGAAGC GTTATCACAAGCAGAGTATCACGAGCAAGAGGAAATCTTTAAGCTAAGACTAGGCCATCTTAAAAAG GAGGAGGCGGAGATCCAGGCTGAGCTGGAGCGATTGGAGCGAGTTAGAAACCTGCACATCCGGGAGCTGAAAAGGATCCACAACGAGGATAATTCTCA ATTCAAAGATCACCCTACGCTAAATGACAGATACCTGCTTCTCCATTTACTTGGGCGGGGAGGTTTCAGTGAAGTTTACAAG GCTTTTGACCTAACAGAGCAAAGGTATGTCGCGGTCAAAATCCACCAACTAAACAAGAACTGGAGggatgagaagaaagaaaactatCACAA acatgcATGCAGAGAATATAGAATTCATAAAGAGCTGGACCATCCACGAATAGTTAAACTCTACGACTACTTTTCGCTCGACACTGACTC CTTCTGCACTGTCCTGGAGTACTGTGAGGGCAACGACCTTGACTTCTACCTAAAGCAGCACAAGCTGATGTCAGAGAAAGAGGGACGCTCCATCATCATGCAGATTGTTAACGCCCTCAAGTACCTCAATGAGATCAGACCACCTATTATCCACTACGACCTCAAACCAG GTAACATCCTCTTGGTGAACGGTACGGCCTGCGGAGAGATTAAGATCACAGATTTCGGCCTGTCCAAGATCATGGATGACGACAGCTACAACTCGGTGGATGGGATGGAGCTGACGTCACAGGGAGCGGGGACGTACTG GTATCTGCCTCCTGAGTGCTTTGTAGTCGGGAAGGAACCGCCCAAAATCTCCAACAAAGTGGACGTGTGGTCTGTGGGGGTCATTTTCTACCAGTGTTTGTATGGTCGAAAG CCTTTCGGCCACAACCAGTCCCAGCAGGACATCCTGCAGGAGAACACCATCCTGAAGGCAACAGACGTGCAGTTTCCCCCTAAACCAGTAGTCACCCCTGAAGCGAAG gCTTTTATAAGGCGCTGTCTAGTCTACCGTAAGGAGGACCGCATCGACGTCCACCAGCTGTCCAGTGACCCCTTCCTCATGCCCCACATCCGCAAGTCAGTGGCCTCGTCGGGCACCTCAGGCATGGCTGTGGCCTCCACATCCAGCTCCTCAAACAGCAGCGCCTCAAACTGA
- the mettl2a gene encoding tRNA N(3)-methylcytidine methyltransferase METTL2, protein MAAPHAAAGVDGGSSGKELIMTDSDTGEAKRPQFGTRFLTDPRQVFQHNAWDNVEWTEEQETSAKKKVSENNQPLPSEKQEEYDVRANEYWNDFYTIHENRFFKDRHWLFTEFPELAPRCSLNQESQPEVSSTEHSQPAGLDQEQIPDVAALSLTDGAFPGSSAKYRILEVGCGVGNTVFPILKTNNDPGLFVYCCDFSSTAVELVKINPEYDPGRCFAFVHDLSDVEANYPVPNGTLDVIVLIFVLSALHPSKMQASISRLARLLKPGGVMLLRDYGRYDMAQLRFKKGRCLSENFYVRGDGTRVYFFTQDELHEMFADAGLEKVQNLVDRRLQVNRGKQLTMYRVWIQCKYRKPLIPPPEDEEKPCPV, encoded by the exons ATGGCGGCGCCCCATGCCGCGGCCGGAGTGGATGGAGGGAGCAGTGGAAAGGAGCTGATAATGACGGATTCGGACACCGGGGAGGCGAAGAGACCTCAGTTCGGGACCCGTTTCCTCACAGACCCGCGGCAGGTCTTCCAACACAACGCATG GGATAATGTGGAGtggacagaggagcaggagacaTCTGCCAAAAAGAAAGTTTCAGAGAACAATCAGCCTCTACCTTCAGAGAAACAAG AGGAATACGACGTCCGGGCGAACGAGTACTGGAATGATTTTTACACAATCCACGAGAATCGTTTCTTCAAAGACCGTCACTGGCTCTTCACAGAGTTCCCAGAGTTGGCCCCACGGTGTAGCCTCAACCAGGAGTCCCAACCGGAGGTCTCTAGCACAGAACACAGTCAGCCAGCTGGACTGGACCAAGAGCAAATACCAGATGTTGCAGCTTTGTCTCTCACGGATGGTGCCTTCCCCGGCTCTTCTGCCAAATATCGCATTCTGGAG GTTGGCTGTGGTGTAGGAAATACAGTTTTTCCAATTCTAAAGACCAACAA tGACCCAGGACTCTTTGTTTACTGCTGTGATTTCTCCAGCACTGCTGTGGAGTTAGTCAAG ATCAATCCAGAGTACGACCCCGGGCGCTGCTTTGCCTTTGTTCACGACTTGAGTGATGTGGAAGCTAATTACCCCGTACCCAACGGAACCCTTGATGTTATTGTACTAATCTTTGTGTTGTCAGCGTTACATCCCAGCAA gaTGCAGGCGTCAATTAGTAGATTAGCGAGGCTGCTGAAGCCTGGTGGAGTGATGCTGCTCAGAGACTATGGACGCTACGATATGGCACAGCTTCGCTTCAAGAAAG GCAGGTGTCTGTCTGAAAACTTCTACGTACGAGGGGATGGTACCAGAGTATATTTCTTTACTCAAG ATGAGCTCCATGAGATGTTCGCCGATGCAGGGCTTGAGAAAGTGCAGAACCTGGTGGACAGACGGCTGCAGGTGAACAGAGGCAAACAGCTCACCATGTACAGAGTGTGGATCCAGTGCAAGTACCGCAAGCCTCTGATTCCGCCGCCTGAGGATGAAGAGAAACCCTGCCCGGTTTAA
- the tlk2 gene encoding serine/threonine-protein kinase tousled-like 2 isoform X1 codes for MMEELHSLDPRRQELLEARFTGVGVAKGSGQNQNESSNQSLCSVGSLSDKELETPEKKANDQRVRKRKADHFDSSQGKAGARGHKISDYFEFAGGSGPGTSPARGIPPVVRSSPQHSLSNPPVTVQQGSPSSISSVNTDHSTCSMKPASLHMLHKATQSDLTIEKLTAMENNKNSDLEKKEGRIDDLLRANCDLRRQIDEQQRMLERYKERLNKCVTMSKKLLIEKSKQEKMACRDKSMQDRLRLGHFTTVRHGASFTEQWTDGYAFQNLIKQQERINSQREDIERQRKLLAKRKPPSMAQTPPPSLEQNKRKSKTNGTESEALSQAEYHEQEEIFKLRLGHLKKEEAEIQAELERLERVRNLHIRELKRIHNEDNSQFKDHPTLNDRYLLLHLLGRGGFSEVYKAFDLTEQRYVAVKIHQLNKNWRDEKKENYHKHACREYRIHKELDHPRIVKLYDYFSLDTDSFCTVLEYCEGNDLDFYLKQHKLMSEKEGRSIIMQIVNALKYLNEIRPPIIHYDLKPGNILLVNGTACGEIKITDFGLSKIMDDDSYNSVDGMELTSQGAGTYWYLPPECFVVGKEPPKISNKVDVWSVGVIFYQCLYGRKPFGHNQSQQDILQENTILKATDVQFPPKPVVTPEAKAFIRRCLVYRKEDRIDVHQLSSDPFLMPHIRKSVASSGTSGMAVASTSSSSNSSASN; via the exons ATGATGGAAGAACTGCACAGCCTGGACCCCCGACGGCAAGAGCTGTTGGAGGCTCGCTTCACCGGGGTCGGCGTAGCTAAG GGCTCGGGTCAGAACCAGAATGAGTCATCTAATCAGAGTTTATGCAGTGTGGGTTCACTCAGCGACAAAGAGCTAGAG ACTCCCGAGAAAAAGGCGAACGACCAGAGAGTGAGGAAACGGAAAGCAGACCATTTTGACAGCAGTCAAG gcAAAGCGGGAGCGAGGGGACATAAAATTAGTGATTATTTTGAG TTTGCGGGAGGTAGTGGTCCTGGTACCAGCCCTGCCAGGGGAATCCCACCAGTGGTCCGCTCTTCCCCACAACACTCGCTCTCCAACCCTCCTGTCACG GTGCAGCAGGGAAGTCCGTCATCCATAAGCTCGGTCAACACAGACCACTCAACGTGTTCAATGAAGCCTGCTTCTCTTCACATGCTCCACAAAGCCACACAG TCTGACCTTACCATAGAGAAACTAACAGCAATGGAGAACAACAAGAACTCTGACctggagaagaaggaggggcGGATAGACGATTTGCTGAGG GCGAACTGTGATCTGAGGAGGCAGATCGATGAACAGCAGAGGATGCTCGAACGATACAAGGAGCGTTTAAATAAGTGTGTGACCATGTCCAAGAAGCTGCTCATTGAGAAA TCTAAACAGGAGAAAATGGCATGTCGGGACAAAAGCATGCAGGACCGGCTTCGACTGGGTCACTTCACCACAGTTAGACACGGGGCTTCTTTCACTGAGCAGTGGACGGATGGATACGCCTTCCAAAACCTTATAAA gcAACAAGAACGGATTAATTCTCAACGAGAGGACATCGAAAGACAGAGGAAGCTGCTGGCTAAACGCAAACCTCCATCCATGGCTCAGACTCCGCCCCCGAGCCTGGAGCAAAACAAGCGCAAAAGCAAGACCAACGGAACAGAAAGTGAAGC GTTATCACAAGCAGAGTATCACGAGCAAGAGGAAATCTTTAAGCTAAGACTAGGCCATCTTAAAAAG GAGGAGGCGGAGATCCAGGCTGAGCTGGAGCGATTGGAGCGAGTTAGAAACCTGCACATCCGGGAGCTGAAAAGGATCCACAACGAGGATAATTCTCA ATTCAAAGATCACCCTACGCTAAATGACAGATACCTGCTTCTCCATTTACTTGGGCGGGGAGGTTTCAGTGAAGTTTACAAG GCTTTTGACCTAACAGAGCAAAGGTATGTCGCGGTCAAAATCCACCAACTAAACAAGAACTGGAGggatgagaagaaagaaaactatCACAA acatgcATGCAGAGAATATAGAATTCATAAAGAGCTGGACCATCCACGAATAGTTAAACTCTACGACTACTTTTCGCTCGACACTGACTC CTTCTGCACTGTCCTGGAGTACTGTGAGGGCAACGACCTTGACTTCTACCTAAAGCAGCACAAGCTGATGTCAGAGAAAGAGGGACGCTCCATCATCATGCAGATTGTTAACGCCCTCAAGTACCTCAATGAGATCAGACCACCTATTATCCACTACGACCTCAAACCAG GTAACATCCTCTTGGTGAACGGTACGGCCTGCGGAGAGATTAAGATCACAGATTTCGGCCTGTCCAAGATCATGGATGACGACAGCTACAACTCGGTGGATGGGATGGAGCTGACGTCACAGGGAGCGGGGACGTACTG GTATCTGCCTCCTGAGTGCTTTGTAGTCGGGAAGGAACCGCCCAAAATCTCCAACAAAGTGGACGTGTGGTCTGTGGGGGTCATTTTCTACCAGTGTTTGTATGGTCGAAAG CCTTTCGGCCACAACCAGTCCCAGCAGGACATCCTGCAGGAGAACACCATCCTGAAGGCAACAGACGTGCAGTTTCCCCCTAAACCAGTAGTCACCCCTGAAGCGAAG gCTTTTATAAGGCGCTGTCTAGTCTACCGTAAGGAGGACCGCATCGACGTCCACCAGCTGTCCAGTGACCCCTTCCTCATGCCCCACATCCGCAAGTCAGTGGCCTCGTCGGGCACCTCAGGCATGGCTGTGGCCTCCACATCCAGCTCCTCAAACAGCAGCGCCTCAAACTGA